One Thioclava electrotropha DNA segment encodes these proteins:
- a CDS encoding site-specific integrase — translation MGLEIAKKVRSLALFNLAIETKLRGCDLVTLKVADVLAAGQVKERASIIQSKTRKQVWFEITEGACNSRADWLDDPVIIGSEYLWPERFDERLHLQRHGGLIESTCALLSKLSGAAGDAFSLCEYLNRADELALVLPMAMSMLCLRGMTLKRPDQTICENRYPNPARRFRAARRSISSTKVRLLPRDGDTR, via the coding sequence GTGGGGCTGGAAATCGCCAAAAAGGTGCGCAGCCTGGCGCTCTTCAATCTCGCCATCGAAACTAAGCTCCGAGGATGTGATCTCGTGACATTGAAAGTCGCCGATGTCTTAGCCGCTGGTCAGGTGAAAGAACGAGCTTCGATCATCCAGAGCAAGACCCGAAAGCAGGTTTGGTTCGAAATCACCGAGGGCGCCTGCAATTCGCGCGCGGATTGGCTCGACGATCCGGTGATTATTGGGTCAGAGTATCTTTGGCCTGAGCGTTTCGATGAGCGCCTTCACCTCCAACGGCATGGCGGGCTGATCGAGAGCACATGCGCGTTGTTGTCAAAGCTCAGCGGAGCGGCCGGCGATGCATTCTCTCTTTGCGAATATCTCAACCGCGCGGACGAACTTGCATTGGTTCTGCCGATGGCAATGTCGATGCTGTGCCTGCGCGGCATGACGCTCAAGCGGCCTGATCAGACAATTTGCGAAAACCGATACCCTAACCCCGCCCGCCGTTTCCGCGCGGCGAGGCGTTCCATATCTTCTACTAAAGTGAGGCTCTTGCCTCGTGACGGTGATACCAGATAG
- the rsgA gene encoding ribosome small subunit-dependent GTPase A, giving the protein MVRDYSAFLPGGTPKRRAPSALERLGWGPAFARQIDVDALTATPPVRVCAVHRSGLQVAGDGINQTIPPGPGATVGDWLLLDRVRPKSSRVLERKSLIKRRAPGTGREVQLVAANIDTVFVVTSCNADFNVARLERYVALTFEAGIDPVIVLTKADLTDDTASFVEAARAVSERVPVVALDARSAAPVEALADWCKPARTVAFLGSSGVGKSTLTNALLDTQAISTQGIREDDAKGRHTTTRRELHGTPSGCLVLDTPGMREVQLTDAAAGIADVFEDIEALAASCRFTDCRHETEPGCAVRSAIEDGSLDASRLARWRKLQAEETFNSATLAERRQKDRAFGKLVRSVIKAKTDRER; this is encoded by the coding sequence ATGGTTCGCGACTACTCCGCCTTCCTGCCCGGAGGCACGCCAAAACGGCGCGCGCCCTCTGCGCTGGAGCGGCTGGGCTGGGGCCCGGCCTTCGCACGGCAGATAGACGTTGATGCGCTGACCGCGACACCGCCGGTGCGTGTGTGTGCCGTGCATCGCAGCGGTTTGCAGGTAGCGGGTGACGGCATAAACCAGACAATCCCGCCGGGACCGGGCGCCACGGTCGGCGACTGGTTGCTGCTCGACCGCGTGCGCCCGAAGTCGAGCCGCGTGCTGGAGCGCAAGAGCCTGATCAAGCGTCGTGCGCCGGGCACGGGCCGCGAGGTGCAGCTTGTCGCGGCGAACATCGACACCGTCTTCGTCGTCACCTCCTGCAACGCGGATTTCAACGTGGCGCGGCTGGAGCGCTACGTCGCGCTGACCTTCGAAGCCGGGATCGACCCCGTGATCGTCCTGACCAAGGCGGATCTGACCGACGACACCGCGTCCTTTGTCGAAGCGGCGAGAGCGGTGTCGGAGCGGGTGCCGGTCGTGGCGCTGGACGCTCGCAGCGCCGCGCCCGTCGAGGCGCTGGCCGACTGGTGCAAGCCCGCCCGCACTGTTGCTTTCCTCGGCTCCTCCGGCGTGGGCAAATCCACCTTGACGAACGCGCTCCTCGACACGCAGGCCATCTCCACACAAGGCATCCGCGAGGACGATGCCAAAGGCCGGCACACCACGACCCGGCGCGAGCTGCACGGCACGCCCAGCGGCTGCCTCGTTCTCGACACGCCGGGCATGCGCGAAGTGCAGCTGACCGACGCTGCCGCAGGCATCGCCGACGTGTTCGAAGATATCGAGGCGCTGGCTGCGAGCTGCCGCTTCACCGACTGTCGCCACGAGACAGAGCCCGGCTGCGCTGTCCGATCCGCTATCGAGGACGGCAGCCTCGACGCCTCGCGGCTCGCGCGCTGGCGCAAGCTCCAGGCGGAGGAGACCTTCAACTCCGCCACCCTTGCGGAGCGCCGCCAAAAGGACCGCGCCTTTGGCAAGTTGGTGCGCAGCGTGATCAAGGCGAAAACCGATCGAGAGCGATAG
- a CDS encoding GNAT family N-acetyltransferase yields MDYSTDYTTYAEAIAELFRATYAASEGAEEGALIGALARRLIVETPAEDLRVFSAWEDGTLLGGIFFTRLTYASDPRTVFMMAPVAVATAHQGKGIGQRLIAHGLDALRREDVDIAVTYGDQAFYGRVGFEPVSEADLPAPQPLQQSQGWIAQSLTDAPLTPLRGTARCVAAFDDPALW; encoded by the coding sequence AAGCGATTGCGGAGCTGTTCAGAGCGACCTACGCGGCCTCGGAAGGCGCGGAGGAAGGCGCGCTGATCGGCGCCCTCGCGCGCCGCCTGATCGTGGAGACGCCCGCTGAAGATCTGCGCGTCTTCAGCGCTTGGGAGGACGGCACGCTTCTCGGCGGGATCTTCTTCACGCGCCTCACCTATGCGAGCGATCCGCGCACGGTCTTCATGATGGCGCCCGTGGCTGTGGCGACAGCGCATCAAGGCAAGGGCATCGGGCAGCGGCTGATCGCCCACGGCCTCGACGCGCTCCGGCGGGAGGATGTGGACATCGCCGTGACCTATGGCGACCAGGCCTTCTATGGTCGCGTGGGCTTCGAGCCCGTCTCGGAGGCCGACCTGCCGGCGCCGCAGCCACTCCAGCAGTCACAGGGCTGGATCGCCCAGTCCCTGACCGACGCGCCGCTGACGCCCCTGCGCGGCACCGCCCGCTGTGTCGCCGCCTTCGACGACCCGGCGCTCTGGTAG